From Streptomyces sp. SCSIO 75703:
CGGCCGGGCCCAGCTCGAACAGGAGGTGCTGGCCGCGGTCCGCCGCGCCGACGACGCCGTGCAGGCCGTGACGGTGGCGCGCGGGGTCCGCCGCCGCGAGCTGTTCCGCACCGCCGCCGCCGACATCGTCGGCTCCTACGGCACCGAGGCCCGGCCCGCCGAGGCCGACCAGGGCGCCCTGGTGGACCGCGTCGGCGCCGCCGTGTCCGACCTGACCGCGGTGACCCTGGCCGGCACGCTGCGCGCGGTGGTCCGCGCGGGCTGGGGGGACACCCTGCCGACCCGGTTCGCGGTCATCGGCATGGGCCGCTTCGGCGGCAACGAACTGGGCTACGGCTCCGACGCCGACGTGCTCTTCGTGCACGAGCCGCGCGACGGCGTGGACGAACGGGAGGCCGCCGACGCCGCCGGCCGGGTCGTCGCCGAGATGCGCCGGCTGCTCCAGGTGCCGAGCGCCGACCCGCCGCTGGTCGTCGACGCGGACCTGCGCCCGGAGGGCAAGTCGGGTCCGCCGGTGCGCACCCTGAAGTCGTACGAGGCGTACTACCGGCGCTGGTCGCTGGTGTGGGAGTCGCAGGCGCTGCTGCGGGCGGAGTTCGTGGCCGGCGACGAGGAGCTGGGCCGGCGCTTCCTGGAGCTGGCCGGCCCGCTGCGCTACCCGGCGCGGGGGCTCACGGAGGAGTCCGTACGGGAGATCCGGCGGCTCAAGGCGCGGATGGAGTCCGAGCGGCTGCCGCGCGGCACCGATCCCAAGCTGCACGCCAAACTGGGGCCGGGCGGGCTCTCCGACGTGGAGTGGACCGTGCAGCTCGCGCAGTTGCGGCACGCGCACGAGGTGCCGGAGCTGCGGACCACGCGGACCCGCGAGGCGCTGGCGGCGGCGAGCGCGGCCGGGCTGGTGTCCGAGGAGCACGCCGCCACGCTGGACGAGGCGTGGGTGCTGGCGACCCGCGTGCGCAACGCGGTGATGCTGGTGCGCGGCCGGGCCGGCGACACCTTCCCCACGGACAGCCGCGATCTGGCGGCGGTCGGCCGGTACCTGGGCTACGGGCCCGGTCACGCCGGGGACATGCTGGAGGCGTACCGGCGGACGACGCGGCTGGCGCGCACGGTGGTCGAGGAGCTGTTCTACGGGGCGTGACGGGCGTCCGGGGGACCTGCCGGGCTCCGGCGGACCCCGCGCGGGCCGTGCGGCACACGGCCCGGCGGGGCCCTACGGTCTTCCCGACGCCGGTACCGCGCCCTTTCGACGAGGCTGCCGGGCCGGTGCCCGCCGGGGCAGGGCGTACGGCCACCTTCCGTACCAGAGCCACGCCACCGCGTAGCCGACGGCGAGGCAGAGCAGGCCGCCCACCGCGTCCAGCCAGAAGTGGTTGGCGGTGGCCACGATCACCACCAGGGTGAGCGCCGGGTAGAGCAGGCCGAGGACCTTCACCCAGGGCACCCTGGCGAGGGCGTAGAGGGTCAGCCCGCACCACAGCGACCAGCCGATGTGCATCGACGGCATCGCGGCGTACTGGTTGGACATGTTCTTCAGGTCGCCGGAGGCCATCGAGCCCCAGGTCTCGTGCACCATCACGGTGTCGACGAAGTGGCCGCCGTTCATCAACCGGGGCGGCGCGAGCGGATACAGGTAGTAACCGGCGAGCGCCACGGCGGTGGTGGCGAAGAGCACCAGCCGGGTCGCCGCGTAGCGGCCGGGGTGGCGGCGGTAGAGCCACACCAGCACGCCGAGGGTGACCACGAAGTGCAGGGTGGCGTAGTAGTAGTTCATCCCGATGATGAGCCAGGTCACCGAGTTCACCGCGTGGTTGACCGACAGCTCGAAGGCGGTGCCGAGTTGCCGCTCGAGCTGCCAGATCCAGTCGGCGTTGCGCAGCGCCTGCGCCCGCTGTTCGGGCACCGCGTTGCGCACGACCGAGTACGTCCAGTAACTCAGCGCGATCAGCAGGATCTCGAACCACAGCCGCGGCGGGCGGGGGGTGCGCAGCCGGTCCATGAGGCGCCGTCGCCCCTGGTCCCCGACGGGCCGCGGAACGCCCTCGCGTGGGCCCTCCGAAGTCGTCACGGTCACGTCACCCATAGGCATGAAGTCTGCCAGAAAACCCCTTCCCCACCGATCATCCCTCCAACCGGACCGGGATGCACGCGCGCGCCGGACCCCGAGGTCAGGGGCGGGGCCGCTCGCCCGGTGCCGAGGCCGTGGAACCGCGCACCACCAGTTCCGGCATGAACACGAACTCGCTGTGCGGCGCGGGCGTGCCGCCGATCTCCTCCAGCAGGGTCCGCACCGCGGCCTGTCCCATCGCGGGGACCGGCTTGCGCACG
This genomic window contains:
- a CDS encoding phosphatase PAP2 family protein gives rise to the protein MGDVTVTTSEGPREGVPRPVGDQGRRRLMDRLRTPRPPRLWFEILLIALSYWTYSVVRNAVPEQRAQALRNADWIWQLERQLGTAFELSVNHAVNSVTWLIIGMNYYYATLHFVVTLGVLVWLYRRHPGRYAATRLVLFATTAVALAGYYLYPLAPPRLMNGGHFVDTVMVHETWGSMASGDLKNMSNQYAAMPSMHIGWSLWCGLTLYALARVPWVKVLGLLYPALTLVVIVATANHFWLDAVGGLLCLAVGYAVAWLWYGRWPYALPRRAPARQPRRKGAVPASGRP